The proteins below are encoded in one region of Micromonospora sp. DSM 45708:
- a CDS encoding helix-turn-helix transcriptional regulator → MLDGVTVRAASTVLVGRQPELAVLREALARAGGGDPTTVLVGGEAGVGKTRLLEEFGGHVTAAGARLLVGQCLELGEAGLPFAPFAATLRDVLRNDGPAAFAGYEAEFARLLPELARMPAGAAVPAGPALADTPRGYLFDLVADLFRRLAEERPLVLVIEDLHWADRSTRDLIGFLVRAARATRLLVVCTYRTDELHRGHPLRPFLAELDRVRGVDRVELGRLDRDGTAAVLADLLGAEPTARVVDDVHERTQGNPFFIEELAAAGSPVGCAVLPETLRDLLLARVDRLPEPAQRVLRIAAAGGTRFAHRLLAEVAGLPEAELEDALRAAVAGQLVVADPEGDYEFRHALVREAVHDDLLPGEHARLHARYAAAIEAQPHLVAAGRAPAEIAHHWYAAHDHPRALTAARVAAAAAADRYAYAEQSRLLERVLELWEQVPDAADRLGMDHLRVLEETLTAAVTAGDLGRALTLTRAALAEVDSAAEPLRAAGLLDHRGRLLALLGKSDGAAELREAYRLAVGAPGGPARFGVLADIAAHLMKVDPREAAAVAAEAMTGASEAGTDLVLLPTRIVVRHRLDGTPERALAELRRVEARARAVGDSWALVSALVFLSDVLFELGRYAESEQAAAAGVTEARRVGISRSIGAYLLSNRAEALIALGRWDEADATCAEAARIDPPGVSGLHWLQLRAGLRLARARPAADELVGRALAFLGRPYLWPNHRLPLHELRVEAALTADDKLEAVRAARAALADTHLVDLPREGWPVLSAAARAAVLAGDRGVAAEVATVAAVLPTPHPAERAHAAQVTALLTGLRPAEADADPTTPGGTASGGGGRTDESASGGAGRTGAEPGEALDAWRAAVAAWRTAGQPYPLGRALLGLAEVAAAAGERDEVAAAVRETVELAARLGATPLGEQAATLARRVGLRGTGRPGPDLLTSREREVLRLVAEGHSNSRIAERLFISPKTASVHVSRIIAKLDVTNRVEAAALAHRLGLLDLPSPSAPARRRPR, encoded by the coding sequence ATGCTCGACGGCGTGACCGTACGCGCCGCCAGCACCGTGCTCGTCGGCCGGCAGCCCGAGCTGGCCGTGCTGCGCGAGGCGCTGGCCCGGGCCGGGGGCGGCGACCCGACCACGGTCCTGGTCGGCGGCGAGGCCGGCGTCGGCAAGACCCGACTGCTGGAGGAGTTCGGCGGCCACGTCACGGCGGCCGGGGCGCGGCTGCTGGTCGGCCAGTGCCTGGAGCTGGGCGAGGCCGGCCTGCCGTTCGCCCCGTTCGCGGCCACGCTGCGCGACGTGCTGCGCAACGACGGCCCGGCCGCGTTCGCCGGCTACGAGGCGGAGTTCGCCCGGCTGCTGCCCGAGCTGGCCCGGATGCCGGCCGGTGCCGCCGTGCCCGCCGGGCCGGCGCTCGCCGACACCCCCCGCGGCTACCTGTTCGACCTGGTCGCCGACCTGTTCCGGCGGCTCGCCGAGGAACGCCCGCTGGTGCTGGTGATCGAGGACCTGCACTGGGCCGACCGGTCCACCCGGGACCTGATCGGCTTCCTGGTGCGGGCCGCCCGGGCCACCCGCCTGCTCGTCGTCTGCACCTACCGCACCGACGAGCTGCACCGCGGCCACCCGCTGCGGCCCTTCCTCGCCGAGCTGGACCGGGTCCGTGGCGTCGACCGCGTCGAGCTGGGCCGGCTCGACCGCGACGGCACCGCCGCCGTGCTCGCCGACCTGCTCGGCGCCGAGCCGACCGCCCGCGTCGTCGACGACGTGCACGAACGCACCCAGGGCAACCCGTTCTTCATCGAGGAGCTGGCCGCGGCCGGCAGCCCGGTCGGCTGCGCCGTGCTCCCCGAGACGTTGCGCGACCTGCTGCTGGCCCGGGTGGACCGGCTGCCCGAGCCGGCCCAGCGGGTGCTGCGGATCGCCGCCGCCGGCGGCACCCGCTTCGCCCACCGGCTGCTCGCCGAGGTGGCCGGGCTGCCCGAGGCCGAGCTGGAGGACGCGCTGCGCGCCGCCGTCGCCGGGCAGCTCGTGGTCGCCGACCCGGAGGGCGACTACGAGTTCCGGCACGCGCTGGTCCGCGAGGCGGTGCACGACGACCTGCTCCCCGGCGAGCATGCCCGGCTGCACGCCCGCTACGCCGCGGCGATCGAGGCGCAGCCGCACCTGGTGGCCGCCGGTCGCGCCCCGGCCGAGATCGCCCACCACTGGTACGCGGCGCACGACCACCCGCGTGCCCTCACCGCCGCCCGGGTCGCCGCCGCCGCGGCGGCCGACCGGTACGCGTACGCCGAGCAGAGCCGGCTGCTGGAACGCGTCCTCGAACTGTGGGAGCAGGTGCCCGACGCCGCCGACCGCCTCGGCATGGACCACCTGCGGGTGCTGGAGGAGACGCTCACCGCGGCGGTCACCGCCGGTGACCTGGGCCGGGCGCTCACGCTCACCCGGGCCGCGCTGGCCGAGGTCGACTCCGCCGCCGAGCCGCTGCGCGCCGCCGGCCTGCTCGATCACCGGGGCCGGCTGCTCGCGCTGCTCGGCAAGAGCGACGGGGCGGCGGAGCTGCGCGAGGCGTACCGGCTGGCGGTCGGCGCGCCCGGCGGCCCGGCCCGGTTCGGCGTGCTGGCCGACATCGCGGCGCACCTGATGAAGGTCGACCCCCGGGAGGCCGCGGCGGTCGCCGCCGAGGCGATGACGGGCGCGTCCGAGGCCGGCACCGACCTGGTGCTCCTGCCCACCCGGATCGTGGTGCGGCACCGCCTCGACGGCACCCCGGAGCGCGCCCTGGCCGAGCTGCGCCGGGTCGAGGCGCGGGCCCGCGCCGTCGGCGACTCGTGGGCGCTGGTCAGCGCGCTGGTCTTCCTCTCCGACGTGCTCTTCGAGCTGGGCCGGTACGCCGAGTCCGAGCAGGCCGCCGCGGCCGGGGTCACCGAGGCCCGCCGGGTCGGGATCAGCCGCTCGATCGGCGCCTACCTGTTGTCCAACCGCGCGGAGGCGCTGATCGCGCTGGGCCGGTGGGACGAGGCGGACGCGACCTGCGCCGAGGCGGCCCGGATCGACCCGCCGGGCGTCTCCGGGCTGCACTGGCTCCAACTGCGCGCCGGGCTCCGGCTGGCCCGGGCCCGTCCCGCCGCGGACGAACTCGTCGGGCGGGCGCTGGCGTTCCTGGGCCGGCCCTACCTCTGGCCGAACCACCGGCTGCCGCTGCACGAGCTGCGCGTCGAGGCGGCCCTGACGGCCGACGACAAGCTGGAGGCGGTACGCGCGGCCCGCGCCGCCCTGGCCGACACGCATCTGGTCGACCTGCCCCGCGAGGGCTGGCCGGTGCTCAGCGCGGCGGCCCGGGCGGCCGTGCTGGCCGGCGACCGGGGGGTGGCCGCCGAGGTGGCCACCGTGGCAGCCGTGCTGCCGACCCCTCATCCGGCGGAACGGGCGCACGCCGCCCAGGTCACCGCGCTCCTGACCGGCCTCCGTCCCGCCGAGGCGGACGCCGACCCGACCACGCCGGGCGGGACGGCGTCGGGCGGCGGCGGTCGGACGGATGAATCGGCGTCGGGCGGTGCCGGTCGGACCGGTGCGGAACCCGGCGAGGCGCTTGACGCGTGGCGGGCCGCGGTGGCGGCGTGGCGGACGGCCGGGCAGCCGTACCCGCTGGGTCGGGCGTTGCTCGGGCTGGCCGAGGTGGCCGCCGCGGCCGGCGAGCGGGACGAGGTGGCCGCCGCCGTCCGGGAGACGGTCGAGCTGGCCGCCCGCCTGGGTGCCACCCCGCTGGGCGAGCAGGCCGCGACGCTGGCCCGCCGGGTCGGGCTGCGCGGCACCGGGCGACCCGGGCCGGACCTGCTGACCAGCCGGGAGCGGGAGGTGCTGCGGCTGGTCGCGGAGGGGCACAGCAACAGCCGGATCGCCGAACGGCTCTTCATCTCCCCGAAGACGGCCAGCGTGCACGTCTCCCGGATCATCGCCAAGCTGGACGTGACCAACCGGGTGGAGGCCGCCGCGCTGGCCCACCGCCTCGGCCTGCTGGACCTGCCGTCGCCGTCCGCCCCGGCCCGGCGCCGGCCCCGGTAG
- a CDS encoding RDD family protein: MTDTAAAPVPPATDPAFTPPSLGRRFGALIIDWVLCLLVARSFADPVRDGWPPVLVLILEYGFFLGLFAQTPGMYLTRLRCVAWADGGRIGLVRALLRGLLLSLVVPALIMDQHRRGLHDRLTGAVVTDAPRR; the protein is encoded by the coding sequence GTGACCGATACCGCCGCCGCACCGGTGCCACCCGCCACCGATCCCGCCTTCACGCCACCCAGCCTCGGCCGCCGGTTCGGCGCGCTGATCATCGACTGGGTGCTCTGCCTGCTGGTCGCCCGGTCCTTCGCCGACCCGGTCCGCGACGGGTGGCCGCCGGTCCTGGTGCTGATCCTGGAGTACGGCTTCTTCCTCGGCCTCTTCGCCCAGACCCCCGGCATGTACCTGACCCGGCTGCGCTGCGTCGCCTGGGCCGACGGCGGCCGGATCGGGCTGGTCCGCGCGCTGCTGCGCGGCCTCCTGCTGTCCCTCGTCGTGCCGGCCCTGATCATGGATCAGCACCGGCGTGGCCTGCACGACCGGCTCACCGGCGCGGTCGTCACCGACGCGCCACGCCGCTGA
- a CDS encoding DUF423 domain-containing protein: MTAGVRQEPREADRPRTPRRPRLPTLLALLVGCAGIGYRLALLLADAPPTNSDEATMGLAALHIARGDAFPVWFYGQAYMGTLEAYLAAPLVAVAGPSVLVLRMPTLVLYALFLLLSWRLTRRLGGDRWYALLVVAVLALGADRVVKNQLIAGGGYPELNPAGTALALLTVGLCAGGPGARLPRWAAWGLVAGVLLWVDPLILPYVAALGALLLAWRRRELAGRAGAVLAGALLLGAAPMVLDSLRHGRNPLTAVVRASGSDVAAGWAERLHGGLVLGPPLAMGFCSPGHCAGWQLWWAPVFPVLLLLAAYTAWRTLRHVPAVPDHGHSARPRPGDPPARRVSAGVRLALLGGAAAVLAAYAASDAAGRTPIESSRYLSCLAVAVPALLWPLWRAARPLAGPRHRAGAAAVGAAAVAVLAGVLGTGVASTVDTVRAAPAVHAEADRHRALVDMLGALGVRHVRGGYWTCNRLTFATGEDVLCAVVDDRLRPGFDRLPAYRRAVDADPGAGWVAPDGSPLAARLDRLLGPEPDALDVVIVDGWRIYLPRR, translated from the coding sequence ATGACCGCCGGGGTACGCCAGGAGCCACGCGAGGCCGACCGCCCGCGTACGCCCCGGCGACCCCGGCTGCCGACGCTGCTCGCCCTGCTGGTCGGGTGCGCCGGCATCGGTTACCGGCTGGCGCTGCTGCTCGCCGACGCGCCGCCCACCAACAGCGACGAGGCGACCATGGGGCTGGCCGCCCTGCACATCGCGCGCGGCGACGCGTTCCCGGTCTGGTTCTACGGCCAGGCGTACATGGGCACGCTGGAGGCGTACCTGGCCGCTCCGCTGGTCGCGGTCGCCGGGCCGTCCGTGCTGGTGCTGCGGATGCCCACGCTGGTGCTGTACGCGCTGTTCCTGCTGTTGTCCTGGCGGCTGACCCGCCGGCTCGGCGGCGACCGCTGGTACGCCCTGCTGGTCGTCGCCGTGCTCGCGCTCGGCGCGGACCGGGTGGTGAAGAACCAGCTCATCGCCGGTGGCGGCTATCCCGAGCTGAATCCGGCCGGGACGGCGCTGGCGCTGCTCACGGTCGGGCTGTGCGCCGGCGGGCCGGGCGCGCGGCTGCCCCGCTGGGCGGCCTGGGGGCTGGTCGCCGGCGTGCTGCTCTGGGTCGACCCGCTGATCCTGCCGTACGTGGCGGCGCTCGGCGCGCTGCTGCTGGCGTGGCGACGGCGGGAGCTGGCCGGCCGCGCCGGGGCGGTGCTCGCCGGCGCGCTGCTGCTGGGCGCCGCGCCGATGGTGCTGGACAGCCTGCGCCACGGCCGCAACCCGCTCACCGCCGTGGTGCGGGCCAGCGGCTCGGACGTGGCGGCGGGCTGGGCCGAGCGGCTGCACGGCGGGCTGGTCCTCGGCCCGCCGCTGGCCATGGGCTTCTGCTCCCCCGGCCACTGCGCCGGGTGGCAGCTCTGGTGGGCGCCGGTCTTCCCGGTCCTGCTGCTGCTCGCCGCGTACACCGCCTGGCGCACGCTCCGCCACGTGCCCGCCGTCCCGGATCACGGGCACTCCGCCCGTCCCCGCCCCGGCGACCCGCCGGCCCGCCGGGTGTCGGCCGGGGTGCGGCTGGCGCTGCTGGGCGGCGCGGCGGCGGTGCTGGCGGCGTACGCGGCGAGCGACGCGGCCGGGCGGACGCCGATCGAGAGCAGCCGCTACCTGTCCTGCCTGGCGGTGGCCGTCCCCGCCCTGCTCTGGCCACTGTGGCGGGCCGCCCGCCCGCTCGCCGGGCCCCGCCACCGCGCCGGAGCGGCGGCGGTCGGAGCGGCGGCGGTCGCGGTGCTGGCGGGGGTCCTCGGGACCGGCGTGGCCAGCACCGTGGACACCGTCCGGGCGGCGCCCGCCGTGCACGCCGAGGCCGACCGGCACCGGGCGCTCGTCGACATGCTCGGCGCGCTCGGCGTCCGGCACGTGCGGGGCGGCTACTGGACCTGCAACCGCCTCACGTTCGCCACCGGCGAGGACGTGCTCTGCGCCGTGGTCGACGACCGGCTGCGTCCCGGCTTCGACCGGCTGCCGGCGTACCGGCGGGCCGTCGACGCGGACCCGGGCGCGGGCTGGGTGGCCCCGGACGGCTCGCCGCTGGCCGCGCGGCTCGATCGGCTGCTCGGCCCCGAACCGGACGCGCTCGACGTGGTGATCGTCGACGGGTGGCGGATCTACCTGCCCCGTCGCTGA
- the glnA gene encoding type I glutamate--ammonia ligase, whose product MFANSEELLRYLSNEDVKFVDVRFCDLPGVMQHFNLPVESFDDSVFTDGLAFDGSSIRGFQSIHESDMLLLPDVATAFIDPFRAQKTLALNFFVHDPFTREAYSRDPRNVAKKAEAYLAASGIADTAYFGAEAEFYIFDSIRHETSAHQSFYYIDSIEGAWNTGRVEDGGNRGYKTAYKGGYFPVPPVDHYADLRDSIVRRLVDSGFTVERSHHEVGTAGQSEINYRFSTLLHAADQLQLFKYIVKNEAWANGKTATFMPKPLFGDNGSGMHTHQSLWRGGEPLFYDETGYAGLSDTARWYIGGLLHHAPSLLAFTNPTVNSYRRLVPGFEAPVNLVYSQRNRSACTRIPVTGSNPKAKRVEFRVPDPSANVYLAFSAMMMAGLDGIKSKIEPPAPIDKDLYDLPPEEWGDVKQVPGSLPAVLDSLEADHDYLLDGGVFTPDLISTWIDWKRANEVDPVRLRPTPHEFAMYFDC is encoded by the coding sequence GTGTTCGCCAATTCCGAGGAACTCCTGCGATACCTCAGCAACGAGGACGTGAAGTTCGTCGACGTACGTTTCTGTGACCTGCCCGGCGTGATGCAGCACTTCAACCTGCCGGTCGAGTCCTTCGACGACAGCGTCTTCACCGACGGCCTCGCGTTCGACGGCTCGTCGATCCGCGGCTTCCAGTCGATCCACGAGTCGGACATGCTCCTGCTCCCCGACGTCGCCACCGCGTTCATCGACCCGTTCCGCGCCCAGAAGACCCTCGCGCTGAACTTCTTCGTCCACGACCCGTTCACCCGCGAGGCCTACTCCCGCGACCCCCGCAACGTCGCCAAGAAGGCCGAGGCCTACCTCGCCGCCAGCGGCATCGCCGACACCGCCTACTTCGGCGCCGAAGCCGAGTTCTACATCTTCGACTCCATCCGCCACGAAACCTCCGCCCACCAGTCGTTCTACTACATCGACTCGATCGAGGGCGCCTGGAACACCGGCCGCGTCGAAGACGGCGGCAACCGCGGCTACAAGACCGCCTACAAGGGCGGCTACTTCCCCGTCCCCCCGGTCGACCACTACGCCGACCTGCGCGACTCGATCGTGCGTCGGCTCGTGGACAGCGGCTTCACCGTGGAGCGCTCGCACCACGAGGTCGGCACCGCCGGTCAGTCCGAGATCAACTACCGGTTCTCGACGCTGCTGCACGCCGCCGACCAGCTCCAGCTCTTCAAGTACATCGTGAAGAACGAGGCGTGGGCCAACGGCAAGACCGCCACGTTCATGCCCAAGCCGCTGTTCGGTGACAACGGTTCCGGCATGCACACCCACCAGAGCCTCTGGCGGGGCGGCGAGCCGCTGTTCTACGACGAGACCGGCTACGCCGGCCTGTCCGACACCGCCCGCTGGTACATCGGCGGCCTGCTGCACCACGCCCCGTCGCTGCTGGCCTTCACCAACCCGACGGTCAACTCGTACCGGCGCCTGGTGCCCGGGTTCGAGGCGCCGGTCAACCTGGTCTACTCCCAGCGCAACCGCTCCGCCTGCACCCGCATCCCGGTCACCGGCAGCAACCCCAAGGCCAAGCGCGTCGAGTTCCGCGTCCCCGACCCCTCGGCCAACGTCTACCTCGCCTTCTCCGCGATGATGATGGCCGGCCTCGACGGCATCAAGAGCAAGATCGAACCCCCGGCCCCCATCGACAAGGACCTCTACGACCTCCCCCCGGAGGAGTGGGGCGACGTCAAGCAGGTCCCCGGCTCGCTGCCGGCCGTGCTCGACTCGCTCGAGGCCGACCACGACTACCTGCTCGACGGCGGCGTCTTCACGCCGGACCTGATCTCCACCTGGATCGACTGGAAGCGGGCCAACGAGGTCGACCCGGTGCGCCTGCGCCCGACCCCGCACGAGTTCGCGATGTACTTCGACTGCTGA
- the mptB gene encoding polyprenol phosphomannose-dependent alpha 1,6 mannosyltransferase MptB, producing the protein MSEPDAPVRPVAAALARYAGLVGVVLLTAAGWLGGALPAAPPRTTLAGLWQAPHGPVTLGCWLVGTVLLVGAWWSLRWGAPSGRWAYLTAGLWALPLLAAPPLGSRDVYSYACQGWTWTQGVSPYRVGVAAAGCPWTDSVSPIWRDTPAPYGPFFVLLAGLAVLAGGGLVGTIVLLRLVAVAGVLLVAAALPGLARAAGVPARRAAWLVLACPLVGVHLVAGAHNDALALGLVLLGLLVLVRRPGTPRGLVVAGVLLGLAVAVKAVAVVVLPFAALAAVSGRHTWRALLRDGGRLAAAVLGTLLVLSLATGLGLGWVDGLGRSGDSQQWTSPPTAVGFVIDYAGELVGRDPHAVPVTRVVGLVLLVGLLMALWWRAWTASRRRGDDRQRVARVVLFGAGLALAATVALAPVFHPWYATWPLALLAVAVVSPARTVWFVAPCAAASVLALPDGTNLARFTKAPGAVLMTALVVVVVAAGVRAGLRHRHAPR; encoded by the coding sequence GTGAGCGAGCCCGACGCGCCGGTCCGGCCGGTCGCCGCCGCGCTCGCCCGGTACGCCGGTCTCGTCGGCGTGGTGCTGCTCACCGCCGCCGGCTGGCTGGGCGGGGCGCTGCCGGCCGCGCCACCGCGTACCACGCTCGCCGGTCTCTGGCAGGCCCCGCACGGGCCGGTGACGCTCGGCTGCTGGCTGGTGGGGACCGTGCTGCTGGTCGGCGCCTGGTGGTCGCTGCGCTGGGGCGCCCCGTCGGGCCGGTGGGCGTACCTGACGGCCGGGCTCTGGGCGCTGCCGCTGCTGGCCGCGCCGCCGCTGGGCAGCCGCGACGTCTACTCGTACGCCTGCCAGGGCTGGACCTGGACGCAGGGGGTCAGCCCGTACCGGGTGGGGGTGGCGGCGGCCGGCTGCCCGTGGACCGATTCGGTGTCGCCGATCTGGCGGGACACCCCGGCGCCGTACGGGCCGTTCTTCGTGCTGCTGGCCGGGCTGGCGGTGCTCGCCGGCGGTGGTCTGGTCGGGACGATCGTGCTGCTGCGGCTGGTCGCGGTGGCCGGGGTGCTGCTGGTCGCCGCCGCCCTGCCCGGCCTGGCCCGGGCCGCCGGGGTGCCGGCCCGCCGCGCGGCCTGGCTGGTGCTGGCCTGCCCGCTGGTCGGGGTGCACCTGGTGGCGGGCGCGCACAACGACGCGCTCGCGCTCGGGCTGGTCCTGCTCGGGCTGCTGGTGCTCGTCCGCCGGCCGGGCACGCCGCGCGGGCTGGTGGTGGCCGGGGTGCTGCTGGGCCTGGCGGTCGCGGTGAAGGCGGTCGCCGTGGTGGTGCTGCCGTTCGCGGCGCTCGCCGCGGTGTCCGGCCGGCACACGTGGCGGGCGCTGCTGCGTGACGGTGGCCGGCTGGCCGCGGCGGTGCTCGGCACGCTGCTGGTCCTCTCGCTCGCCACCGGCCTCGGGTTGGGCTGGGTGGACGGGCTCGGCCGCAGCGGCGACTCGCAGCAGTGGACCTCGCCGCCGACCGCTGTCGGTTTCGTGATCGACTACGCCGGCGAGCTGGTCGGGCGGGACCCGCACGCCGTGCCGGTGACCCGGGTGGTCGGGCTGGTGCTGCTGGTCGGGCTGCTGATGGCGCTCTGGTGGCGGGCGTGGACGGCGTCGCGTCGGCGCGGCGACGACCGGCAGCGGGTGGCCCGGGTGGTGCTGTTCGGCGCCGGGCTGGCGCTGGCCGCCACCGTGGCGCTCGCCCCGGTCTTCCACCCCTGGTACGCGACCTGGCCGCTGGCCCTGCTCGCGGTGGCGGTGGTGTCGCCGGCCCGGACCGTCTGGTTCGTGGCGCCCTGCGCGGCGGCGTCGGTGCTCGCGCTGCCTGACGGCACGAACCTGGCCCGGTTCACCAAGGCGCCCGGCGCGGTGCTGATGACGGCGCTGGTGGTGGTCGTTGTGGCGGCCGGCGTCCGGGCCGGGCTGCGCCACCGGCACGCGCCGCGCTGA
- the mptB gene encoding polyprenol phosphomannose-dependent alpha 1,6 mannosyltransferase MptB, which translates to MSHHLSRWTGLAGALLLALAALLGGARTDSSLRTNPVKIWQGPHGPLVVLAWLVGTALLAWAWWSLRDRVPSVRWALVTAALWLTPLLLAPPFGSRDVYAYACQGASFAAGISPYEQGVSALPCPWLDTVSYIWRDSPAPYGPLFVVIAGAVVGATGSLTASIVLFRLLALVGVALTAYAVPVLARRCGVPAERAVWLVLACPLVAVHLIGGPHNDALMVGTLVAGLAVVASRPGRPGPLLAGGVLLGIAVAIKVTALVVVPFAALVAMAGPYRIRTLLRDGGWVVGGAVATVVGVTVAGGLDFGWVGGLSQGGVAVAWTSPPTAVGQTVGYVMAPFGVHVDALPVTRGIAVVLLAVLLVWLWWRARTRDPLYHAGLALALTVALSPVVHPWYWTWPLAVLAATAPGRQKWYLVVALVASFLILPDGTGLPRYTKMPGAPLMTLLVIVVAVRLVRSARKGRQPVPVE; encoded by the coding sequence GTGTCTCACCATCTGTCACGCTGGACCGGCCTGGCCGGCGCTCTCCTGCTCGCGCTGGCCGCCCTGCTCGGGGGCGCCCGGACCGATTCTTCGTTGCGGACGAACCCGGTGAAGATATGGCAGGGACCGCACGGCCCGTTGGTCGTCCTGGCCTGGCTGGTGGGCACCGCGCTGCTGGCCTGGGCCTGGTGGTCGCTACGCGACCGGGTGCCGTCCGTGCGGTGGGCTCTGGTCACCGCCGCGCTGTGGCTGACGCCTCTGTTGCTCGCGCCCCCCTTCGGTAGCCGGGACGTCTACGCGTACGCGTGCCAGGGAGCCAGTTTCGCGGCCGGGATCAGCCCGTACGAGCAGGGTGTCTCGGCCCTGCCGTGCCCGTGGTTGGACACCGTCTCCTACATCTGGCGGGACAGCCCGGCCCCCTACGGTCCGCTCTTCGTCGTCATCGCGGGTGCGGTGGTGGGGGCCACCGGCTCGCTGACCGCCAGCATCGTGTTGTTCCGGCTGCTCGCACTGGTCGGGGTGGCGCTGACGGCGTACGCGGTGCCGGTGCTGGCCCGCCGCTGCGGCGTACCGGCCGAGCGGGCGGTGTGGCTGGTGCTGGCCTGCCCGTTGGTTGCCGTGCACCTGATCGGCGGTCCGCACAACGACGCGCTGATGGTCGGCACGCTGGTCGCCGGTCTGGCGGTGGTGGCGTCCCGGCCGGGTCGTCCCGGCCCGTTGCTCGCCGGCGGGGTACTGCTGGGCATCGCCGTGGCCATCAAGGTGACCGCGCTGGTCGTCGTGCCGTTCGCCGCGCTGGTGGCGATGGCCGGGCCGTACCGGATCCGGACGCTGCTGCGCGACGGCGGGTGGGTGGTCGGCGGCGCGGTGGCCACTGTCGTCGGCGTGACGGTCGCCGGTGGCCTGGACTTCGGCTGGGTCGGCGGACTGTCGCAGGGCGGCGTCGCGGTCGCCTGGACCTCACCGCCGACTGCGGTGGGACAGACCGTCGGGTACGTCATGGCACCGTTTGGTGTCCACGTCGACGCGCTCCCGGTGACCCGGGGGATCGCCGTGGTGCTCCTGGCCGTGCTGCTGGTCTGGCTCTGGTGGCGGGCCCGCACCCGTGACCCGCTGTACCACGCAGGCCTGGCGCTGGCCCTGACGGTGGCTCTCTCGCCGGTGGTCCACCCCTGGTACTGGACCTGGCCGCTGGCCGTGCTCGCGGCGACCGCTCCGGGGCGGCAGAAGTGGTATCTCGTGGTCGCGCTGGTGGCGTCGTTCCTCATCCTGCCCGACGGCACAGGCCTGCCGCGCTACACCAAGATGCCCGGGGCGCCGTTGATGACGCTGTTGGTGATCGTGGTGGCGGTTCGGTTGGTACGGTCGGCTCGGAAGGGGCGGCAGCCGGTTCCCGTGGAGTGA
- a CDS encoding DUF4191 domain-containing protein, which produces MAKPQEKVSFGQRLKQIGMVFKFTAKQDKWFAPLTAAAVLIPLALTVVAVLAWGWLFLPIGILLTLLAVLIVLNLRSNKAMMNAAEGQPGAAAQIMESMRGDWRVTPAVSSTTQMDMVHLVVGRAGVILLAEGNAQRVRGLLGQEKRRLAKVIGSAPLHDYVIGQGEGELPVRKLRMTLMRLPRSLSPKDVNALDKRLKALTARPQMPKGAVPKNMRPARGAFRQTRGR; this is translated from the coding sequence ATGGCAAAGCCCCAGGAGAAGGTCTCGTTCGGCCAGCGGCTGAAGCAGATCGGGATGGTGTTCAAGTTCACCGCCAAGCAGGACAAGTGGTTCGCGCCGCTGACCGCTGCGGCGGTGCTGATCCCGCTCGCGCTCACCGTGGTCGCGGTGCTCGCCTGGGGCTGGCTCTTCCTGCCGATCGGCATCCTGCTCACCCTGCTCGCCGTGCTGATCGTGCTCAACCTGCGCTCCAACAAGGCGATGATGAACGCCGCCGAGGGGCAGCCCGGTGCGGCGGCGCAGATCATGGAGAGCATGCGCGGTGACTGGCGGGTCACCCCGGCGGTCAGCTCCACGACGCAGATGGACATGGTTCACCTGGTGGTGGGTCGTGCCGGCGTGATCCTGCTGGCCGAGGGGAACGCGCAGCGCGTCCGGGGCCTGCTCGGCCAGGAGAAGCGCCGGCTGGCCAAGGTGATCGGCTCGGCCCCGCTGCACGACTACGTGATCGGTCAGGGCGAGGGCGAGCTGCCGGTCCGCAAGCTGCGGATGACGCTGATGCGGCTGCCCCGGTCCCTCTCGCCGAAGGACGTCAACGCGCTCGACAAGCGGCTCAAGGCGCTGACCGCCCGGCCGCAGATGCCCAAGGGCGCGGTCCCGAAGAACATGCGACCGGCGCGCGGCGCGTTTCGGCAGACCCGGGGTCGCTGA